A window of Zingiber officinale cultivar Zhangliang chromosome 5A, Zo_v1.1, whole genome shotgun sequence contains these coding sequences:
- the LOC121981836 gene encoding transcription factor MYB2-like, with product MESHSSVAASEEEAELRRGPWTTEEDIVLMNYIAVNGEGKWNYLARCAGLRRTGKSCRLRWLNYLRPDVRRGNITPEEQLLILELHSRWGNRWSKIAQYLPGRTDNEIKNYWRTRVQKHAKQLKCDVNSQQFKDIMRYLWMPRLLERIGVASGGGGGGDSAAAAAETPATCSDFPISERAAEAKPSPENSSAAGSSSTTSVDSLSMQLSPQPVSGGGLMQPAGELWTESLMNAVDFPEFEQMVWPAGENLWSVDDIWSMQQQF from the exons CTGAGTTGAGGAGAGGACCGTGGACGACGGAAGAGGACATCGTCCTGATGAATTATATCGCTGTTAATGGCGAAGGGAAGTGGAATTATCTGGCTCGTTGCGCAG GGCTGAGAAGGACAGGGAAGAGCTGTCGCCTCCGGTGGCTGAACTATCTCCGTCCGGACGTCCGGCGAGGCAACATCACGCCGGAGGAGCAACTGCTCATCTTGGAACTCCACTCGCGCTGGGGGAACAG ATGGTCGAAAATAGCGCAGTATTTGCCGGGAagaaccgacaacgagatcaagAACTACTGGAGAACGCGAGTGCAGAAGCACGCGAAGCAGCTCAAATGCGACGTCAACAGCCAGCAGTTCAAGGACATCATGCGTTACCTGTGGATGCCCCGCCTGCTCGAGCGAATCGGCGTGGCctcaggcggcggcggcggcggcgactcAGCGGCCGCAGCCGCGGAGACTCCGGCGACCTGCAGCGACTTCCCGATATCCGAACGGGCGGCGGAGGCGAAGCCCAGCCCGGAGAATTCGAGCGCCGCGGGGTCTTCCTCCACGACGTCGGTGGATTCGCTCAGCATGCAGCTCTCGCCGCAACCGGTTTCCGGCGGCGGCCTGATGCAGCCGGCCGGTGAGTTATGGACGGAATCGCTGATGAACGCCGTCGACTTCCCGGAGTTCGAGCAGATGGTGTGGCCGGCGGGGGAGAATTTGTGGAGCGTGGATGACATCTGGTCGATGCAACAACAATTTTAA